The following proteins are co-located in the Gigantopelta aegis isolate Gae_Host chromosome 5, Gae_host_genome, whole genome shotgun sequence genome:
- the LOC121373101 gene encoding zinc finger protein 85-like produces IQSSCLKRHMLIHTGEKPFKCEMCKKSFKHHSHLKKHMVVHTPEHSRFRCEVCTKCFMHRSDLKHHIVIHTGEKPFKCEVCRTFFRHSCNLKQHMLIHTGEKPFKCEVCKKCFTQSSTLKQHMLIHTGEKPFKCELCSKCFSQSSSLKNHKKVHM; encoded by the coding sequence atacagaGTTCCTGCTTGAAAcggcatatgttgattcatactggcgagaaacctttcaaatgtgaaatgtGCAAAAAATCTTTTAAGCACCATTCTCATTTGAAAAAACATATGGTGGTTCATACTCCTGAGCACTCACGTTTCAGATGTGAAgtatgcacaaaatgttttatgcacAGGTCCGATTTGAAACATCATATAGTGATTCATACTGgcgagaaacctttcaaatgtgaagtgtgcagaACATTTTTTAGGCATAGTTGCAATTTAAAacagcatatgttgattcatactggcgagaaacctttcaaatgtgaagtgtgcaaaaaatgttttacacagagTTCTACCTTGAAACAACacatgttgattcatactggcgagaaacctttcaaatgtgaattGTGCTCAAAATGTTTTTCGCAGAGTTCCAGCTTGAAAAATCACAAAAAGGTTCATATGTAG